In Trichocoleus desertorum NBK24, the following are encoded in one genomic region:
- a CDS encoding peptidoglycan-binding protein: protein MLSIVSLVSAAHALENGDSGLEVTELQTRLSNQGYYDGPITGYYGPLTQEAVIRFQQERGLAADGIAGERTLSALEGFNPTTTASGTSGALRLGATGDAVSTLQNSLRAAGFYEDATTGYFGSSTETAVIRFQQANALEPDGIVGSNTQAALRSYTSPTATTFYPTQSYNSSFPTPISSSGSSLSRGDSGAAVTNLQTRLKTAGFFDGPITGYFGSLTETAVIRFQQARGLPANGIVGSATLAALPGSTSNPSGTVANQFSVLELQRRLKARGFYAGSLDGDMGPSTQRAIAAAQRFYGVSDRDVRNGQF, encoded by the coding sequence ATGCTGTCTATCGTCAGCTTGGTCAGTGCCGCCCATGCCCTAGAGAATGGTGATAGTGGGCTTGAAGTAACAGAACTGCAAACTCGACTCAGCAACCAAGGATACTATGACGGTCCTATTACAGGCTACTATGGCCCCCTGACTCAAGAGGCAGTAATTAGATTTCAGCAAGAGCGGGGGCTGGCTGCTGATGGGATTGCAGGTGAGAGAACTTTATCAGCATTAGAAGGTTTCAACCCAACAACGACTGCATCAGGCACATCAGGAGCCCTAAGATTAGGTGCTACAGGGGACGCAGTCAGTACTTTGCAAAATTCTTTGCGGGCAGCAGGATTTTATGAAGATGCAACGACAGGATATTTTGGGTCTTCAACTGAAACCGCTGTCATTAGATTTCAGCAGGCGAATGCCTTAGAACCAGACGGGATTGTTGGCTCCAACACGCAGGCAGCTCTGCGGAGTTACACAAGCCCAACTGCAACGACATTTTACCCAACTCAGTCTTATAACAGTTCTTTTCCCACTCCTATCTCCAGCAGTGGTTCATCGCTGAGCAGAGGCGATAGTGGTGCTGCTGTCACAAACTTACAAACTAGACTTAAAACCGCAGGCTTCTTCGACGGCCCTATCACAGGTTACTTTGGCTCTCTAACTGAAACCGCTGTCATTCGCTTCCAGCAAGCTAGGGGACTTCCTGCCAATGGTATTGTAGGTAGCGCTACTTTAGCAGCATTACCTGGTTCGACGTCTAATCCAAGCGGAACCGTCGCCAATCAATTCAGCGTTTTGGAGTTACAACGACGATTAAAAGCTAGAGGCTTCTATGCAGGCTCATTAGATGGAGACATGGGGCCCTCAACACAAAGAGCGATCGCGGCAGCTCAGCGTTTTTATGGGGTCAGCGATCGCGACGTTCGCAATGGGCAATTTTAG
- a CDS encoding NAD(P)H-dependent glycerol-3-phosphate dehydrogenase, with translation MQTVTLAVLGSGAWGSALANLAAKNGHSVRLWSRRHSQSLGEVVEGADLIVSAISMQGVRPVVEQLQSLAIADSAILVTATKGLDPTTTLTPAQIWQAAFPQHPVVVLSGPNLSKEIEQGLPAATVVASEKLIAAEQVQAVFSSGVFRVYTNPDPLGVELGGTLKNIIAIAVGICDGLQLGTNAKAALVTRGLTEIIRVGTHWGAKAETFYGLSGLGDLLATCNSPLSRNYRVGYGLAQGQTLSEVLATLEGTAEGINTTQVLIPLARQYNISVPISHQVYRLLEGEITPQQATEALMLRNTKPEYNPLNL, from the coding sequence GTGCAAACTGTAACGCTGGCAGTACTGGGATCAGGCGCATGGGGTTCAGCCTTGGCAAACTTAGCAGCCAAGAATGGTCATTCTGTACGCCTTTGGTCACGTCGCCATTCCCAAAGTTTGGGAGAGGTGGTAGAAGGGGCTGACCTGATTGTGTCAGCGATTTCTATGCAGGGTGTGAGACCCGTAGTGGAGCAGCTCCAGTCCCTAGCGATCGCCGACTCGGCAATTTTAGTTACCGCGACTAAGGGATTAGATCCAACCACAACGCTCACTCCCGCCCAAATTTGGCAAGCAGCTTTTCCCCAGCATCCAGTTGTGGTGCTATCTGGACCCAATCTATCGAAGGAAATCGAGCAGGGATTACCTGCTGCCACTGTAGTTGCGAGCGAGAAGCTGATCGCCGCTGAACAGGTACAGGCGGTCTTTTCGTCCGGTGTTTTTCGGGTTTACACCAATCCCGATCCCTTGGGGGTAGAACTGGGTGGCACGCTCAAAAATATTATTGCGATCGCGGTTGGAATTTGTGACGGTCTCCAACTAGGAACCAATGCTAAAGCAGCTCTAGTAACTCGTGGGCTCACAGAAATCATTCGAGTTGGCACTCACTGGGGAGCAAAAGCAGAAACCTTTTATGGCTTATCTGGTTTAGGTGATCTGCTGGCTACTTGCAACAGCCCTCTCAGCCGCAACTACCGAGTTGGCTATGGTTTGGCTCAAGGTCAGACGCTTTCGGAGGTGCTGGCGACCTTAGAAGGAACCGCTGAGGGCATCAACACGACTCAAGTTTTGATTCCGCTGGCTCGTCAATACAATATTTCTGTACCCATCTCACATCAAGTCTATCGCTTGCTAGAAGGCGAAATTACGCCACAACAGGCCACCGAAGCCCTCATGCTGAGAAATACTAAACCAGAGTACAACCCTCTCAATTTATAG
- the mgtE gene encoding magnesium transporter, producing MTEYLSSPLQPTSRTELRQLVRSQLQALLEQGNLPGAKALLVPVQAPDIAEAIEGLPETLQVIAFRLLPKDEAIEVYEYLDPSVQQALIEEFKRQEVLDIVDKMSPDDRVRLFDELPAKVVSRLLEQLSPIERQSTALLLGYEPGTAGRIMTPEYISLKESFTAFQALERIRSLAKYTETVYYLYVTDAARCLTGTLSLRELVVAQPQQAIGEIMTRDALFVQTDTDQEEVARLIQRYDFLAVPVVDTEQRLVGIVTVDDVIDILEQETTEDIYALGGVQADGDNYFQTNLLTVARRRVVWLLVLLLTNTVTGTIIKAQEELLQQVVTLAAFIPLLTGTGGNVGAQSSTVVIRGLNTEDIRLKEALRIIRREAIAGLLLGLILGTITIVWAYFLQGNFLVALAVGVSLVAIALLASVSGSALPFLFRYLKLDPALMSAPFITTAVDVVGVLIYFNLARLILRL from the coding sequence TTGACTGAGTATCTCTCTTCTCCTTTGCAACCTACTTCCCGAACTGAATTACGACAATTGGTGCGATCGCAACTCCAAGCCCTCTTAGAGCAAGGAAATTTGCCAGGAGCTAAGGCGTTGTTAGTGCCTGTACAAGCGCCTGATATTGCTGAGGCGATCGAGGGCTTGCCCGAAACCCTCCAAGTGATTGCTTTTCGCTTGTTACCAAAAGATGAGGCGATCGAAGTTTATGAGTATTTAGATCCTTCGGTGCAACAAGCTCTGATTGAAGAGTTTAAGCGGCAGGAAGTACTAGATATTGTTGACAAAATGTCTCCTGACGACCGAGTGCGCTTGTTTGATGAATTACCTGCTAAGGTCGTCAGCCGCCTGCTAGAGCAGTTAAGTCCGATCGAGCGCCAGTCTACGGCTTTGCTGTTGGGCTATGAACCAGGTACAGCAGGGCGGATTATGACGCCTGAGTATATTTCCTTAAAAGAAAGCTTCACGGCTTTTCAAGCTTTGGAGCGAATCCGTAGCCTAGCGAAATATACTGAGACCGTCTACTACCTTTATGTCACAGATGCAGCTCGTTGCTTAACGGGAACTCTATCACTGCGAGAGTTAGTGGTAGCACAGCCTCAGCAGGCGATCGGGGAAATCATGACCCGCGATGCGTTATTTGTGCAGACAGATACTGACCAAGAAGAAGTAGCTCGCTTAATTCAGCGTTACGATTTCCTGGCTGTGCCCGTGGTGGATACAGAGCAACGGTTGGTCGGGATTGTAACGGTCGATGATGTGATCGATATTCTGGAGCAGGAAACCACTGAAGATATTTATGCGCTGGGTGGCGTCCAGGCGGATGGTGACAACTACTTCCAAACCAATTTATTAACTGTAGCGCGGCGGCGGGTTGTCTGGCTCTTGGTATTGTTGCTGACCAATACCGTGACTGGCACCATTATCAAAGCTCAGGAAGAGTTGTTGCAGCAGGTGGTGACATTGGCGGCATTTATCCCCCTTCTGACTGGAACTGGGGGCAATGTTGGGGCTCAGTCCTCTACGGTCGTGATTCGAGGCTTGAACACAGAGGACATTCGTCTGAAAGAAGCGCTCCGCATTATTCGACGTGAGGCGATCGCAGGACTTCTACTTGGCCTGATTTTAGGGACAATCACGATCGTCTGGGCCTACTTTCTCCAAGGCAACTTTTTAGTAGCGCTGGCTGTGGGAGTGAGTTTAGTGGCGATCGCGCTGCTTGCTTCAGTGTCTGGCTCGGCTCTGCCATTTCTCTTTCGGTATCTTAAGCTAGACCCAGCCTTGATGTCCGCTCCCTTTATTACCACGGCTGTTGATGTGGTGGGCGTGCTGATTTATTTCAATCTGGCACGACTGATTTTGCGGTTGTAG
- a CDS encoding choice-of-anchor A family protein yields MNTKTFFSWVPVVAAGATAVFGFSTQVSAATVNLGPATGYNVFVLGDVDLDSDTEGKMAIAGNATLRNYSVGLMDKGGDALVVGGDLKFTNGTVYGNAVVGGTPQLTSVGFQGGVLKSGKPIDFAKAGQSLVNLSQSYLSGAASQADIKEGGITLVGKGASNIFDLAGTDLAKASSLNFEGSGSFIVNVSGEEVSFKNFGFFLNGIDKQNILFNFFEATNLTASGLGIEGSILAPKASVVFNNGQMNGTLVAASVKGNGQFNHVSRPPVEQPPASVPEPAALAGLGFAAAALATSRRKTKQAA; encoded by the coding sequence ATGAATACTAAAACTTTTTTCTCCTGGGTGCCCGTCGTAGCTGCGGGAGCCACTGCGGTTTTCGGTTTTTCTACCCAAGTCAGTGCTGCTACTGTTAATCTCGGTCCCGCAACAGGCTACAACGTTTTCGTGTTAGGCGATGTAGACCTTGATTCTGATACTGAAGGTAAAATGGCGATCGCTGGAAATGCGACCCTGCGTAACTACAGTGTCGGCCTCATGGATAAAGGTGGCGATGCCCTAGTGGTGGGTGGCGATCTTAAATTTACGAACGGCACTGTATACGGCAATGCCGTTGTGGGTGGCACCCCACAGCTTACTAGCGTTGGCTTCCAAGGTGGTGTACTGAAGTCAGGCAAACCTATCGACTTTGCCAAGGCGGGACAGTCTCTAGTGAATTTGTCGCAATCCTATTTGTCTGGTGCTGCTAGTCAAGCAGACATTAAAGAGGGTGGGATTACTTTAGTGGGCAAAGGTGCTAGTAACATCTTTGATCTGGCGGGCACAGACCTAGCCAAAGCCAGCAGCTTGAACTTCGAAGGCTCAGGCAGTTTTATCGTTAACGTCAGTGGTGAAGAGGTTTCCTTCAAGAACTTTGGCTTCTTCCTGAATGGCATTGACAAGCAAAATATTCTATTCAACTTCTTTGAAGCAACCAACCTTACTGCTTCTGGCTTAGGCATCGAAGGTAGCATCCTAGCTCCCAAAGCCAGTGTTGTATTTAACAACGGTCAGATGAATGGCACCCTAGTAGCTGCTAGCGTGAAGGGCAATGGTCAGTTTAACCATGTGAGTCGTCCTCCAGTCGAACAACCTCCTGCTAGTGTTCCTGAACCTGCAGCTCTGGCTGGCTTAGGTTTTGCGGCAGCAGCTTTAGCAACATCTCGTCGGAAAACCAAGCAGGCTGCATAG
- a CDS encoding Fur family transcriptional regulator translates to MSLYTTSSLKAELNERGWRLTPQRETILQVFQNLPKGNHLSAEDLYNELQTDGERISLSTIYRTLKLMARMGILRELELAEGHKHYELNQPYPYYHHHLICVRCNKTTEFKSDSILKIGTKTAQKEGYHLLDCQLSIHAICPTCQRSLTPM, encoded by the coding sequence ATGTCTCTCTACACCACGTCTTCACTAAAGGCTGAACTGAACGAGCGAGGCTGGCGTCTAACACCGCAACGAGAGACTATTTTGCAAGTGTTTCAGAATCTCCCCAAGGGAAATCATCTGAGTGCTGAAGATCTGTATAATGAACTGCAAACCGATGGGGAGCGAATCAGCCTATCCACCATCTACCGGACTCTGAAGTTAATGGCCCGGATGGGAATTCTGCGCGAACTAGAGCTGGCAGAGGGCCACAAACATTACGAGCTAAACCAACCCTATCCCTACTATCACCACCATCTCATTTGCGTCCGCTGTAATAAAACAACTGAGTTTAAGAGTGACTCGATTCTAAAAATCGGCACAAAAACGGCGCAGAAAGAGGGATATCATCTGCTGGATTGCCAGTTGTCAATTCATGCTATCTGCCCAACTTGCCAACGTTCATTAACGCCAATGTAA
- the sigC gene encoding RNA polymerase sigma factor SigC, which yields MPATSFYADAEYDDQLNATSFRLSNEDIEPSVDDLVDLDMGYADPVGGVRKNVSRRTTDLVRLYLQEIGRVRLLGRDEEVSEAQRVQRYMRLLELRNEVATAGDEPIKRYVDLIEAHDCLASQLGHRPSLERWAAQAGVTVADLKPIVAQGKRRWAEVVALEVTELEQIQTEGLRAKEHMIKANLRLVVSVAKKYQNRGLELLDLIQEGTLGLERAVEKFDPTKGYRFSTYAYWWIRQGITRAIATQSRTIRLPVHITEKLNKIKKAQRKISQEKGRMATIEDIAKELEMTAPQVREVLLRVPRSVSLETKVGKEKDTELGDLLETEDVSPEEILMRESLRRDLQQLLTDLTSRERDVILMRFGLGDGHPYSLAEIGRALDLSRERVRQIEAKALQKLRQPKRRNRVRDYLESLS from the coding sequence ATGCCAGCAACATCTTTTTACGCTGATGCAGAATATGACGATCAACTGAACGCTACTAGCTTTCGGTTGAGCAATGAGGACATCGAGCCAAGTGTAGATGATCTCGTTGACTTAGACATGGGGTATGCCGATCCAGTCGGTGGGGTACGCAAAAATGTGAGCCGCCGCACTACCGATTTGGTGCGCTTGTATCTCCAAGAAATTGGTCGGGTTCGCTTGTTGGGGCGAGATGAAGAGGTTTCAGAAGCCCAAAGAGTTCAGCGCTACATGCGATTGCTGGAGCTACGGAATGAAGTGGCAACGGCAGGGGATGAGCCTATTAAGCGTTACGTTGATTTAATTGAAGCTCATGACTGTTTAGCGTCTCAATTAGGTCATCGACCTTCCTTAGAGCGCTGGGCTGCTCAAGCAGGCGTTACTGTCGCGGATTTAAAGCCCATTGTGGCTCAAGGAAAACGTCGCTGGGCCGAGGTTGTCGCGCTAGAAGTGACAGAGCTGGAGCAGATCCAAACAGAAGGTCTGCGAGCCAAGGAACACATGATCAAAGCGAACTTACGCTTGGTCGTATCCGTTGCTAAGAAGTACCAGAATCGGGGCTTAGAACTGCTGGATTTGATTCAAGAAGGCACCCTGGGCTTAGAGCGTGCCGTAGAGAAGTTTGATCCCACCAAAGGTTATCGCTTCAGTACCTATGCCTACTGGTGGATTCGCCAAGGCATTACCCGGGCGATCGCGACTCAGAGCCGTACGATCCGCCTACCTGTTCACATCACAGAAAAGCTAAACAAAATTAAAAAAGCTCAACGCAAAATTTCTCAAGAAAAAGGGCGCATGGCCACTATTGAGGACATTGCCAAAGAGCTAGAAATGACTGCTCCCCAAGTCAGAGAAGTATTGTTGCGAGTCCCCCGCTCTGTTTCCCTCGAAACCAAAGTGGGTAAAGAAAAAGATACAGAACTGGGAGATTTGCTAGAAACTGAAGATGTCTCACCTGAAGAGATTTTGATGCGCGAATCTCTGCGTCGGGATCTTCAACAGCTGCTGACAGACCTCACTAGTCGGGAGCGGGATGTGATTTTGATGCGGTTCGGCTTAGGGGATGGTCATCCTTACTCCTTGGCTGAAATTGGTCGGGCTTTAGACTTATCGCGGGAACGAGTCCGTCAGATTGAAGCGAAAGCTTTGCAAAAACTGCGTCAGCCCAAGCGTCGTAACCGGGTGCGAGATTATCTAGAATCTCTGAGCTAA
- a CDS encoding DICT sensory domain-containing protein has translation MSTNTSMLEALLQALPQLRPQLYFKSSLTALSHAIEDQVLAGTERPLVIASFQRERFYRQEAHRYLRIAERTDQVYVLAAPETDFANRSERYETVAFEPSDGLSHEWHLIVIGQQYASCLVCREREDTTSRVNTRRDTMPHPEQPAMDQTRRFEGVWTFDRQVTCRAAELLLNRVLVYRPELAKKIAQAKAEFLVEKASGFQGVDPDPFVERLVTYLQAGQYKLLKTYRSIAAQEHKERLVNSISSAIRRSLNPDEIFKVAVQELGQTLRVCRCLMYRCRATDATATIQYEFLSHNAICADSIADSTKDGATVPALSTAPTTASSLSGQAWPLQNNPLFQEIAQKREFIHIEDTAKDARVLATPDLQALTDRWQIRSWLMVPLLYQDRLMGMVELHHCGAFPHRWADDELSLVEAIATQVGVALIQAEAYANLEDLNQQLEAFDRTRSNLIAITGHELRTPLSTIQVCLESLASEPDMPLELRQVMLSTALSDAERMRKLVQDFLTLSRLESGRVQWNLEPLPLQECVDLALSSIHSRQSQEQLPQIAAQVPPELPLVRADGEWLVEVLSKLLENACKFTEPEGQVTIEARQNGGQMLEVTITDTGRGIEPNRLEAVFDRFYQEEGALRRTTGGTGLGLAICRQIITGLGGQIWAESAGRDCGSRFHFTIPISQEGRETRSPSPQKGNAKLRNKRVSTRP, from the coding sequence ATGAGTACCAACACTTCCATGCTGGAAGCTCTGCTACAAGCTCTACCCCAATTAAGACCGCAACTGTACTTCAAATCTTCCTTGACAGCGCTGTCTCATGCGATAGAAGACCAGGTTTTGGCAGGGACAGAGCGGCCCTTAGTCATTGCTAGCTTTCAGCGAGAGCGTTTCTATCGGCAGGAAGCGCATCGTTATCTACGAATCGCGGAGCGCACGGATCAGGTCTATGTCTTAGCAGCCCCAGAAACCGATTTTGCCAACCGTTCTGAAAGGTACGAAACGGTTGCCTTTGAACCTAGTGATGGATTGAGCCATGAGTGGCACCTAATCGTGATTGGGCAACAGTATGCGAGCTGCTTGGTCTGTCGAGAGCGAGAAGACACGACCAGTCGAGTTAATACTCGGCGCGACACGATGCCGCATCCAGAACAGCCTGCAATGGATCAAACTCGTCGGTTTGAGGGAGTTTGGACGTTCGATCGCCAGGTAACTTGCAGGGCTGCTGAGCTTTTGCTAAACCGAGTTTTGGTGTATCGACCGGAACTGGCAAAAAAGATCGCCCAAGCTAAAGCTGAATTTTTGGTGGAAAAGGCATCTGGTTTCCAAGGTGTTGATCCCGATCCTTTTGTGGAGCGGCTGGTTACTTATCTCCAGGCGGGCCAGTACAAGCTGCTAAAGACCTATCGCTCGATCGCGGCCCAGGAGCACAAAGAGCGTTTAGTCAACTCCATCAGTTCTGCGATTCGGCGATCGCTCAATCCAGACGAAATCTTTAAGGTGGCAGTGCAGGAACTGGGACAAACCCTCCGAGTGTGTCGCTGCTTGATGTATCGTTGCCGCGCCACAGATGCGACAGCCACCATTCAGTATGAGTTTTTGAGCCACAATGCAATTTGTGCCGACTCCATAGCCGACTCTACAAAAGATGGAGCGACGGTTCCTGCACTGAGCACCGCACCGACTACAGCATCTTCTTTAAGTGGTCAAGCTTGGCCGCTCCAGAACAATCCTTTATTTCAAGAAATTGCTCAAAAGCGAGAATTTATCCACATTGAGGATACGGCCAAAGATGCCCGTGTCCTTGCCACTCCAGACTTGCAGGCACTCACCGATCGCTGGCAGATCCGCTCTTGGCTCATGGTGCCTTTACTCTATCAAGATCGCTTAATGGGAATGGTAGAACTGCATCACTGTGGTGCTTTTCCTCACCGTTGGGCCGATGATGAGTTGTCTTTAGTAGAGGCGATCGCGACCCAAGTGGGAGTTGCTCTCATTCAAGCAGAAGCTTATGCCAACCTAGAAGATCTCAACCAGCAACTCGAAGCCTTCGATCGCACCCGCAGTAACCTGATCGCCATCACAGGACACGAACTTCGGACTCCCCTGTCCACTATTCAAGTGTGCTTAGAGAGCCTTGCCAGCGAACCGGATATGCCTTTGGAGCTGCGTCAAGTTATGCTCAGCACCGCCTTAAGTGATGCCGAGCGGATGCGTAAATTGGTGCAAGACTTCTTGACGCTATCGCGCCTAGAAAGTGGGCGGGTACAGTGGAATCTTGAACCATTACCTTTGCAGGAATGTGTGGATCTAGCCCTGAGCAGCATTCACTCTCGGCAATCCCAAGAGCAGCTACCCCAAATTGCCGCCCAAGTGCCTCCAGAATTGCCACTGGTGCGAGCAGATGGCGAATGGTTGGTAGAAGTCCTTTCTAAACTGCTGGAAAACGCTTGCAAATTTACCGAACCAGAAGGCCAAGTCACCATTGAGGCGCGTCAGAACGGTGGGCAAATGCTGGAAGTAACGATTACGGATACGGGCCGAGGCATTGAACCCAACCGTCTCGAAGCAGTATTCGATCGCTTCTATCAAGAAGAAGGGGCATTGCGTCGCACCACAGGTGGGACTGGCCTGGGCTTAGCCATTTGCCGTCAAATTATTACGGGCTTAGGGGGGCAGATTTGGGCCGAATCCGCAGGTCGAGATTGCGGTAGTCGCTTCCATTTCACGATTCCAATTAGTCAAGAGGGACGAGAGACGCGATCGCCTAGCCCCCAAAAAGGAAACGCCAAGCTCCGAAATAAGCGGGTATCCACTCGTCCTTGA
- a CDS encoding photosystem I reaction center subunit II PsaD, with translation MAETLTGQTPLFGGSTGGLLTKAQVEEKYAITWTSPKEQVFEMPTGGAAVMRQGDNLLYLARKEHCIALGGQQLRAKFKITNYKIYRIFPNGEMEYLHPKDGVFPEKVNAGRPYVGKKERRIGQNTDPAKVKFSGESTYSI, from the coding sequence ATGGCAGAAACCCTTACTGGACAAACTCCTTTATTTGGCGGCAGTACAGGTGGCCTACTAACCAAAGCTCAAGTCGAAGAGAAGTACGCCATCACTTGGACTAGCCCCAAAGAACAAGTGTTTGAAATGCCAACGGGTGGAGCGGCAGTTATGCGGCAAGGTGACAACCTGCTGTACCTAGCTCGTAAAGAGCACTGCATCGCCCTCGGAGGCCAGCAACTGCGGGCAAAATTCAAAATCACTAACTATAAGATCTATCGGATTTTTCCGAACGGCGAAATGGAGTATCTGCATCCTAAGGATGGCGTGTTCCCTGAGAAGGTGAATGCAGGTCGTCCTTACGTGGGTAAGAAAGAACGCCGCATTGGTCAAAACACTGACCCTGCTAAAGTGAAATTTAGTGGTGAGTCAACTTATAGCATCTAG
- the lipA gene encoding lipoyl synthase, with the protein MVVKPEWLRVKAPQWERVGSVKEILRDLALNTVCEEASCPNIGECFNHGTATFLIMGPACTRACPYCDIDFEKKPQPLDPTEPDRLAEAVSRLRLNHVVITSVNRDDLPDGGASQFERCIQAIRATSPSTTIEVLIPDLCGNWQALEAILQAQPEVLNHNTETVPRLYRRVRPQGQYERTLELLKRSRELAPWVYTKSGIMVGLGETDAEVRASMQDLRTVDCDILTIGQYLQPSQKHLGVANFVTPDQFDAWREFGESIGFLQVVSSPLTRSSYHAEQVRVLMERYPRTIGVPTANLLPLD; encoded by the coding sequence GTGGTCGTTAAGCCAGAGTGGTTACGGGTAAAAGCTCCTCAGTGGGAGCGAGTCGGTAGTGTTAAAGAAATCCTCCGAGATTTAGCACTAAACACTGTCTGTGAAGAGGCATCTTGTCCAAACATCGGTGAGTGCTTCAATCACGGTACAGCAACATTTTTGATCATGGGACCTGCTTGTACTAGAGCTTGTCCTTATTGCGATATTGACTTTGAGAAAAAGCCCCAACCCCTCGATCCGACTGAACCCGATCGCTTGGCTGAAGCAGTGAGCCGATTACGCTTGAATCACGTGGTCATCACCTCTGTAAACCGAGATGATCTACCTGATGGCGGCGCATCGCAGTTTGAGCGTTGTATTCAAGCGATTCGAGCAACTTCTCCCAGCACGACTATCGAAGTTTTAATTCCAGATTTGTGTGGTAACTGGCAGGCGTTAGAAGCGATTTTGCAGGCCCAGCCAGAAGTGCTTAACCACAACACAGAGACTGTACCTCGGCTCTATCGGCGTGTTCGTCCTCAAGGTCAGTATGAGCGTACCTTGGAATTGCTCAAGCGATCGCGAGAACTAGCCCCTTGGGTTTATACCAAGTCTGGCATCATGGTCGGCTTGGGTGAAACTGACGCAGAAGTGCGGGCATCCATGCAGGATCTACGAACCGTAGATTGTGACATCCTTACAATTGGTCAATACTTGCAGCCCAGCCAAAAACACCTAGGCGTTGCAAACTTCGTCACCCCAGACCAGTTCGATGCTTGGAGAGAATTTGGCGAATCTATCGGCTTTTTACAAGTTGTGTCCTCACCCCTAACCCGTAGTTCGTATCATGCTGAGCAAGTAAGGGTGTTGATGGAACGCTATCCTCGCACCATTGGCGTGCCCACAGCCAACCTTCTACCACTGGATTAA
- the hetR gene encoding heterocyst differentiation master regulator HetR — MTNDLDLIKRLSPSAMDQIMLYLAFSAMRTSGHRHGAFLDAAATAAKCAIYMTYLEQGQNLRMTGHLHHIEPKRVKVIVEEVRQALTEGKLLKMLGSQEPRYLIQFPYIWLEQYPWQPGRSRVPGTSLTSEEKRQIEQKLPGNLPDAQLINSFQFMDLIEFLHTRSQEDLDPDRQMPLSEALAEHIKRRLIYSGTVTRIESPWGMPFYALTRSSYSPADDEERTYIMVEDTARYFRLMRDWADQQPRVMRVLEELDIPTEKVDQALQELDEVIRAWADRYHRVGGQSMILQMVLGPREEAGSSW, encoded by the coding sequence ATGACTAACGACCTAGATCTGATCAAACGTCTCAGCCCTAGTGCCATGGATCAGATCATGCTTTATTTGGCATTTAGTGCCATGCGTACTAGTGGGCATCGGCATGGAGCCTTTTTAGATGCGGCAGCTACAGCCGCAAAGTGTGCTATCTACATGACCTACTTGGAGCAAGGCCAGAACCTGCGCATGACAGGACACTTGCACCATATAGAGCCGAAACGGGTCAAGGTCATTGTAGAGGAAGTGCGACAGGCATTGACGGAAGGTAAGCTGCTGAAGATGCTGGGGTCTCAGGAGCCTCGCTATCTGATTCAGTTTCCCTACATTTGGTTGGAGCAATATCCTTGGCAACCTGGGCGATCGCGCGTTCCTGGGACAAGCCTCACCTCTGAAGAGAAACGCCAGATTGAGCAAAAACTACCCGGTAATTTGCCAGATGCTCAACTGATCAATTCCTTTCAATTCATGGACTTGATCGAGTTTCTGCATACCCGATCGCAAGAAGATTTAGACCCAGACCGTCAAATGCCCTTGAGCGAGGCATTAGCAGAACATATCAAACGACGATTGATTTACTCTGGCACAGTCACGCGCATTGAGTCACCGTGGGGGATGCCCTTTTATGCCCTGACTCGTTCTTCTTACTCCCCAGCCGATGATGAAGAGCGCACTTACATTATGGTGGAGGATACAGCTCGCTACTTCCGCTTAATGCGGGATTGGGCTGATCAGCAGCCTCGTGTGATGCGAGTCTTGGAAGAACTCGATATTCCTACGGAAAAAGTGGATCAAGCCTTGCAGGAACTGGATGAAGTGATTCGGGCTTGGGCCGATCGCTACCATCGGGTGGGCGGACAGTCCATGATTCTGCAAATGGTGCTCGGTCCCCGTGAGGAAGCAGGTTCCTCCTGGTAA